The following proteins come from a genomic window of Salvia hispanica cultivar TCC Black 2014 chromosome 4, UniMelb_Shisp_WGS_1.0, whole genome shotgun sequence:
- the LOC125221669 gene encoding ammonium transporter 2 yields MTEAYRTVSTAVPDWLNKGDNAWQMTAATLVGLQSMPGLVVLYASIVKKKWAVNSAFMALYAFAAVLICWVVVAFRLAFGKELLPFWGKGGPALDQQFLTGRAAVRESEHYYADGSVETVMNQPLFPMAALVYFQFTFAAITTILLAGSVLGRMNIKAWMAFVPLWLVFCYTVGAYSLWGGGFLFHWGVIDYSGGYVIHLASGISGFTAAYWVGPRLKADRERYVPNNILLMIAGAGLVWMGWSGFNGGAPYAANIVSSVAILNTNISAATSLLVWTSLDVLYFGKPSVIGAVQGMITGLACITPGAGVVQSWAAIVYGMLSGSIPWFSMMILHKKSTLLQKVDDTLAVFYTHAVAGILGGLLTGLFAHPTLCGMILPVKGTKGAFYGGGALFGKQLVAALFIIGWNFVATTVILLLIRLVIPLRMPEEHLMIGDDAVHGEEAYALWGDGEKYDSAKHGWHHPGHPEEMAQTGHFSGARGVTIEL; encoded by the exons ATGACCGAAGCCTACCGGACCGTCAGCACGGCCGTGCCGGATTGGCTGAACAAAGGCGACAACGCGTGGCAGATGACGGCCGCGACGCTGGTGGGCCTCCAGTCGATGCCGGGCCTCGTGGTCCTCTACGCCAGCATCGTGAAGAAGAAGTGGGCCGTCAACTCCGCGTTCATGGCCCTCTACGCCTTCGCCGCCGTCCTAATCTGCTGGGTCGTCGTGGCCTTCCGCCTCGCCTTCGGTAAAGAGCTCCTCCCCTTCTGGGGTAAAGGCGGCCCTGCCCTCGACCAACA GTTCCTAACCGGACGCGCTGCCGTGCGTGAGAGCGAGCACTACTACGCTGACGGAAGCGTGGAGACGGTGATGAACCAGCCCCTTTTCCCGATGGCGGCGCTGGTTTACTTCCAGTTCACGTTTGCGGCGATCACGACGATCTTGCTGGCCGGATCGGTGCTGGGGCGGATGAACATCAAGGCGTGGATGGCGTTCGTGCCGCTCTGGCTCGTCTTCTGCTACACCGTCGGCGCCTACAGCCTCTGGGGCGGCGGCTTCCTCTTCCACTGGGGCGTCATCGACTACTCCGGCGGCTACGTCATCCACCTCGCCTCCGGCATCTCCGGCTTCACCGCTGCTTATTGG GTAGGGCCGCGATTGAAGGCGGACCGGGAGAGGTACGTGCCGAATAACATACTGCTGATGATCGCCGGAGCAGGGCTGGTGTGGATGGGGTGGTCGGGGTTCAACGGCGGCGCTCCATACGCGGCTAATATAGTGTCGTCGGTGGCGATTTTGAATACGAATATATCGGCGGCAACGAGCCTCCTAGTATGGACATCCCTTGATGTTCTCTATTTCGGGAAACCTTCTGTCATCGGAGCTGTGCAGGGAATGATCACCGGCCTTGCCTGCATTACACCTGGTGCAG GAGTTGTGCAATCGTGGGCGGCTATTGTTTATGGAATGCTTTCTGGTAGCATACCATGGTTTTCAATGATGATTCTTCACAAAAAGTCCACTTTGCTACAAAAG GTGGATGACACACTAGCCGTGTTCTACACCCATGCGGTGGCCGGAATCCTCGGTGGCCTGCTGACAGGGCTGTTTGCGCACCCGACCCTCTGCGGCATGATTTTGCCGGTGAAGGGCACGAAAGGCGCCTTCTACGGCGGTGGAGCCTTATTTGGGAAGCAATTGGTGGCAGCACTGTTTATCATAGGGTGGAACTTCGTGGCGACGACCGTGATTCTTCTACTGATCCGACTGGTGATTCCGCTGCGGATGCCGGAGGAGCATCTCATGATCGGAGATGATGCCGTGCACGGTGAGGAAGCCTATGCTCTGTGGGGCGATGGGGAGAAATACGACTCCGCAAAACACGGCTGGCACCACCCAGGCCATCCGGAGGAGATGGCTCAAACTGGGCACTTTAGTGGAGCCAGGGGAGTTACTATAGAGTTATGA
- the LOC125221670 gene encoding arp2/3 complex-activating protein rickA-like — MKSLNPSPENSRRSGVIGLGLIPGHGSAVTSLKVSHGHNQYEVAVPSNSNFGYLKSVISQSLGLNPETCKLYFGDIEKQDGESLQQAGLKDNSEVLLVESVCAQPVSEEVQETPVASKGEEAVAEARKEINNLEQQVSALQAVIDSGKEVDDKEITYLTEMLMRQLLKLDGIDAEGEGRVQRKAEVRRVQNIVETLDALKSRNSNSSNHTQENVTVSTEWTAFDSSSSSAPPVVATSSSPTPSAPPVVATSSSPTPSASLAPSVVPSTSPTPTPTPTLSSALPVMQPYPPSPMPSPSMYPEPYPTPSNMASPNFAIGPHLTPSTFPSHNYSGNPYAVPSPMQYSAPSTMPYAAPYHYPYPHPQPYPYQHYDPSQHYGPSQYYDPSQYYDPSQMTYLPPSAPSAAAPAPYHAQPNAPPTNPFSMPSSTRVTENWERFG, encoded by the exons ATGAAGAGTTTGAATCCAAGCCCGGAAAACTCCAGGAGGAGTGGAGTAATCGGGCTGGGTTTGATCCCAGGGCATGGGTCCGCTGTTACCAGCTTAAAGGTCTCTCATGGGCACAACCAATATGAAGTTGCCGTGCCGTCAAACTCCAATTTTG GTTATCTCAAAAGTGTCATTTCTCAAAGCCTCGGTTTGAATCCCGAGACTTGCAAACTATATTTTGGAGATATAGAAAAACAAGATGGAGAGAGTCTTCAACAAGCTGGTTTGAAGGACAACTCTGAAGTGCTGCTTGTGGAATCGGTATGTGCGCAGCCAGTCTCCGAAGAAGTTCAAGAGACCCCGGTGGCTTCAAAAGGGGAGGAAGCTGTTGCCGAAGCCAGGAAAGAGATCAACAATCTTGAGCAGCAG GTTTCTGCATTGCAAGCTGTTATTGACAGTGGGAAGGAGGTTGATGATAAGGAGATTACGTATTTGACTGAGATGCTCATGAGGCAGTTGCTTAAACTGGATGGCATCGATGCTGAAGGGGAAGGAAGAGTCCAGAGGAAGGCCGAG GTACGTCGGGTCCAGAACATCGTAGAGACACTAGATGCCTTGAAGTCAAGAAACTCGAATTCCTCTAACCATACTCAAGAAAATGTGACCGTGTCCACTGAGTGGACAGCCTTTGATTCTTCGTCATCTTCAGCCCCACCTGTTGTGGCAACTTCCTCTTCCCCCACCCCTTCAGCTCCACCTGTTGTGGCAACTTCCTCGTCCCCCACTCCTTCAGCATCTCTGGCCCCATCCGTTGTGCCATCAACTTCCCCTACCCCCACCCCCACCCCCACCCTGTCTTCTGCCCTTCCCGTCATGCAACCATATCCCCCTTCCCCTATGCCAAGTCCTTCCATGTACCCAGAGCCATATCCTACACCTTCCAACATGGCGTCTCCTAACTTTGCCATCGGCCCACATTTGACCCCTTCTACTTTTCCATCCCACAACTATTCGGGCAATCCTTATGCCGTCCCTTCTCCAATGCAATATTCAGCCCCTTCCACCATGCCATATGCTGCACCTTATCATTACCCTTACCCTCACCCTCAACCTTACCCTTATCAACATTATGACCCTTCCCAACATTATGGCCCTTCCCAATATTATGATCCTTCCCAATATTATGACCCTTCTCAAATGACATATTTACCCCCTTCTGCCCCGTCTGCGGCTGCCCCTGCTCCCTATCATGCCCAGCCCAATGCGCCACCTACTAATCCTTTCTCCATGCCATCTTCTACCAGGGTAACTGAGAACTGGGAACGCTTCGGCTAA
- the LOC125218445 gene encoding transcription factor LAX PANICLE 1 → MDHSSFSNPSSCGSTSAAKNKKKRAAPAAAVKLSTDPQSVAARQRRHRISDRFKILQSLVPGGSRMDTVSMLEQAIQYVKFLKNQIWLHQAMIDLVDAAPAVSAFQPNHSALNYDGGACDDCYAVDRMLAEGGELPESWFSGEHIWGSDASMQN, encoded by the coding sequence ATGGATCACTCCTCCTTTTCAAACCCTAGTTCGTGCGGCTCCACTTCCGCGGCgaagaataagaagaagagggccgcccccgccgccgccgtgaAGCTCTCGACCGACCCCCAGAGCGTGGCAGCGAGGCAGCGGCGGCACCGCATCAGCGACAGGTTCAAGATTCTGCAGAGCCTGGTCCCGGGCGGGTCGAGGATGGACACGGTGTCGATGCTTGAGCAAGCGATCCAGTATGTCAAGTTTCTCAAGAATCAGATTTGGCTGCACCAGGCCATGATCGACTTGGTTGATGCTGCTCCCGCTGTTTCCGCCTTTCAACCGAATCATTCCGCGCTTAATTATGATGGTGGGGCGTGCGATGATTGCTACGCCGTGGATCGGATGCTTGCGGAGGGCGGGGAGTTGCCGGAGTCTTGGTTTTCCGGTGAACATATTTGGGGTTCTGATGCCTCTATGCAGAACTGA
- the LOC125185673 gene encoding RING-H2 finger protein ATL66-like yields MASQNFEPIHFPDFKDNNKINAKNPLLGSLCLFFVFFTTFLFLYFIYACARRRHHAASTALPEAGLDPASISSLPVSSFAMKPSHGGAECAICLSIFQEGERVKVLPLCRHGFHSDCVDEWLRTRSSCPLCRGCVHRVDSLEAGMWVVPLP; encoded by the coding sequence ATGGCTTCCCAAAACTTCGAGCCGATCCATTTCCCCGACTTCAAAGACAACAACAAGATCAACGCCAAAAACCCCCTCCTCGGCTCCCTCTGcctcttcttcgtcttcttcaccaccttcctcttcctctacTTCATCTACGCCTGcgcccgccgccgccaccacgCCGCCTCCACCGCGCTGCCGGAGGCGGGGCTCGACCCCGCCTCCATCAGCTCCCTCCCCGTCTCCTCCTTCGCCATGAAGCCCAGCCACGGCGGCGCCGAGTGCGCCATTTGCCTGAGCATTTTCCAGGAGGGGGAGAGGGTGAAGGTCCTGCCGCTCTGCCGCCACGGCTTCCACTCGGACTGCGTCGACGAGTGGCTCAGGACTCGCTCGAGTTGCCCGCTATGCAGAGGCTGCGTGCACCGGGTTGACTCGCTCGAGGCGGGGATGTGGGTGGTGCCTTTGCCTTGA
- the LOC125223163 gene encoding receptor-like protein 19 isoform X2 produces the protein MMRTPHFLPCLLFLSLFQILIPLLVSGQCNDDQRSTLLQLRSTLEYNSTYSTKLVTWNQSDDCCIWGGVGCDRAGRVISLNLENEAISGGIDNSTALFSLQSLESLNLAFNMFKRAQIPKGLQNLTNLSYLNLSNAGFGGQVPIELAEMRSLVTLDLSTLFGGALVLENPNLRGLVQNLPRLRELYLDNVNISAQKSDWCQALSSSLPNLMTLSLRSCGLSGPLDPSLAGLHSLSVLRLDGIFPNAIFQVPTLQILDFSTNENISGTISNLPANSSLRTMVLSYTNMSGRLPDSIGNLKMLSKIEISSCNFTGSIPTAISNLTELVNVDFSLNSFIGSIPPFRMSSKLAYLDLSRNSLTGSLSSNHFEGLSSLEYINLGSNSLNGSIPSSLFGLPSLQRLLLSNNTFNGQIEEFQIPNPSNLDTVDLSGNQLEGSIPDSFFKLEGLSVLSLSSNLFNGTLKLEKVQRFPNLTRLELGYNNLSVDTSSSNSSSSEYPQLSRLNLASCNLSNFPDLRNQSKLIFLDLSKNNIKGEVPSWIWNLGNGSLIHLNLSSNFLVDLQRPFEIPLFLAVLDLHTNKLRGEFPLPPASATYVDYSTNNFQQAIPVNISGFTLFALFFSLANNSLSGTIPEYLCNASYLQVLDLSDNNLRGHIPNCLVKSSTLGVLNLRRNKISGEIPDLFSSTCGLKTLDLSGNNLGGKLPLSMANCTSLEVLNVGSNKIEDTFPCKLKDSSGLRVLVLRNNKFYGNISCSEVNGSWPNLQIIDIASNNFSGPINPKYIKSWKGMMLENGTELRGRHIRFDFLINLYYQDAVTVTIKGLELELVKILTVFTAIDVSCNNFSGDIPHTVGDLSSLYVLNLSHNSFSGAIPSSIGNLSQLGSLDLSDNQLTGKIPQELAKLNFLSFLNLSYNNLYGMIPTGSQFQTFSAENFEGNSGLCGFPLDKSCSSVKALPTPRWKNIDFNWQFIFIGLGYGVGVSLILAPLAFSKEWREKCEEQMDQFLKLLYPRYGFSYVRYDDKVEVIKKYEDHEMTDDDEDDDDEDDEDAGSIIQSGRFCIFCTKLDTQIKIVMHNPNCTCHFSPPRISSTPTSSSSSSLLVIYRSSF, from the exons ATGATGAGAACTCCACACTTTCTTCCATGCCTTCTTTTCTTATCCCTGTTCCAAATCTTAATTCCACTTCTTGTTTCCGGCCAATGCAACGACGATCAAAGATCGACGTTGCTGCAGCTAAGGAGCACCCTTGAGTATAATTCCACTTATTCCACCAAGTTGGTGACATGGAACCAAAGTGATGACTGCTGCATATGGGGAGGAGTAGGCTGTGATCGTGCAGGCCGTGTGATCAGCTTGAACTTGGAGAACGAGGCCATTTCTGGAGGGATCGACAATTCGACTGCTCTTTTCAGTCTTCAATCTCTTGAAAGCCTAAATCTGGCTTTCAACATGTTCAAGCGTGCGCAGATTCCAAAGGGGCTTCAAAATCTGACCAATTTGTCATACCTTAATTTGTCAAATGCTGGTTTTGGCGGACAGGTTCCGATTGAACTTGCAGAGATGAGAAGCCTTGTTACTCTTGATCTGTCCACCTTGTTTGGAGGAGCTCTAGTACTTGAGAATCCAAATCTGCGGGGGCTTGTTCAGAATCTTCCAAGGCTGAGAGAACTTTATCTTGACAATGTCAACATTTCTGCTCAGAAAAGTGACTGGTGCCAAGCATTGTCTTCTTCTCTACCCAACTTAATGACGCTGAGCTTACGCAGCTGTGGTCTATCAGGCCCTCTTGATCCTTCACTTGCAGGGCTTCATTCTCTGTCAGTTCTACGCCTTGATG GTATCTTTCCAAACGCCATCTTTCAGGTACCCACTCTACagattcttgatttttccACCAATGAGAATATCAGTGGAACCATTTCGAATCTTCCAGCGAACAGTTCTTTAAGGACTATGGTGCTTAGCTACACTAATATGTCAGGTCGGTTGCCGGACTCCATTGGCAATCTGAAAATGTTATCTAAGATAGAGATTTCTAGTTGCAACTTCACTGGGTCGATTCCGACTGCCATCTCCAATCTAACAGAGCTAGTCAATGTGGATTTTTCCCTCAACTCTTTCATTGGTTCAATACCCCCTTTTAGGATGTCCAGTAAATTGGCATACCTAGATCTCAGTCGCAATTCTCTAACCGGTTCACTTTCTTCCAACCATTTTGAAGGCCTCTCAAGTCTTGAGTATATAAACTTAGGTTCCAATTCTTTGAATGGGAGCATTCCTTCTTCTCTGTTTGGTCTCCCTTCACTTCAGAGGCTTCTTCTTTCCAACAACACATTTAATGGCCAGATTGAGGAATTTCAAATTCCGAATCCCTCTAATCTGGATACAGTAGATTTAAGTGGGAACCAGCTTGAAGGGTCCATTCCAGATTCCTTCTTCAAACTTGAGGGGTTGAGTGTACTATCACTTTCTTCAAACCTCTTCAATGGCACCTTAAAGCTGGAAAAGGTTCAAAGGTTTCCAAACCTCACAAGACTGGAGCTTGGATACAACAACTTGTCTGTTGATACAAGCAGCAGCAATTCAAGTTCATCCGAGTATCCCCAGCTAAGCCGGTTAAATCTAGCTTCCTGCAACTTGTCCAACTTCCCTGATCTCAGAAATCAATCCAAACTTATATTTCTGGACCTCTCAAAGAATAATATCAAGGGAGAAGTACCTAGTTGGATTTGGAACCTTGGAAATGGATCTCTCATTCATTTGAATCTTTCTAGTAATTTCCTGGTAGATCTCCAAAGGCCTTTCGAAATCCCTCTTTTTCTTGCAGTTCTAGACttacacacaaacaaactTAGAGGTGAGTTCCCACTGCCGCCAGCATCAGCTACCTATGTAGACTACTCGACCAATAACTTTCAGCAGGCCATTCCCGTTAACATAAGTGGCTTTACTTTGTTTGCACTGTTCTTCTCTCTAGCAAACAATAGCCTTAGTGGAACAATTCCTGAATATCTTTGCAATGCATCTTACCTTCAAGTTCTAGATTTGTCTGACAACAACTTGAGGGGTCATATACCAAATTGCCTAGTAAAGAGTTCTACTCTTGGAGTGCTGAATCTGAGGAGAAATAAAATCAGTGGTGAGATACCAGATTTGTTTTCTTCCACCTGTGGTTTAAAAACATTGGACCTCAGTGGAAATAACCTAGGAGGAAAACTCCCACTGTCCATGGCCAACTGCACATCTTTAGAAGTCTTGAATGTTGGAAGCAACAAGATTGAAGATACATTCCCATGCAAGCTGAAAGATTCTTCTGGCTTGCGCGTTCTTGTTCTGcgcaacaacaaattttatgggaATATCAGTTGTTCTGAGGTCAACGGGAGCTGgccaaatcttcaaatcattGATATAGCTTCCAATAACTTCAGTGGTCCAATAAATCCGaagtatataaaaagttgGAAAGGAATGATGCTAGAGAATGGCACAGAGTTGAGGGGACGCCACATACGCTTTGATTTTCTGATTAACTTGTACTACCAGGATGCAGTAACAGTTACTATCAAAGGCCTAGAGCTGGAGCTTGTCAAGATTTTGACAGTCTTCACTGCTATCGATGTCTCTTGCAATAATTTCAGCGGGGACATACCCCATACAGTTGGAGATCTCAGCTCACTTTATGTTCTCAACTTATCACACAATTCATTCTCAGGTGCAATTCCAAGCTCCATTGGAAATCTGAGTCAGCTTGGATCACTGGATCTTTCAGACAATCAGCTGACAGGGAAAATACCACAAGAGCTTGCAAAACTGAACTTTCTCTCGTTCCTGAACTTATCTTACAATAACTTGTATGGAATGATCCCAACAGGTAGCCAATTTCAAACCTTTTCAGCAGAAAACTTCGAAGGAAATTCTGGGCTGTGCGGATTTCCTTTGGACAAAAGTTGTTCATCTGTTAAAGCATTGCCAACACCGAGATGGAAAAACATAGATTTCAACTGGCAATTCATATTTATCGGCTTGGGATATGGAGTTGGAGTGTCATTGATTCTTGCACCTCTTGCATTCTCCAAGGAGTGGAGGGAAAAGTGTGAAGAGCAAATGGATCAATTTTTGAAGCTGCTCTATCCGAGATATGGATTCAGTTACGTCAGATATGATGACAAGGTTGAGGTGATAAAAAAGTATGAAGATCATGAGATGacagatgatgatgaagacgatgatgatgaagatgatgaagacgCGGGAAGCATAATACAAAGCGGAAGATTCTGCATTTTTTGCACGAAACTCGACACTCAGATCAAAATAGTGATGCATAATCCCAATTGTACATGTCATTTCTCGCCTCCCAGAATCTCTTCCACACccacatcatcatcatcatctagCTTACTAGTCATATATCGCTCAAGCTTTTga
- the LOC125223163 gene encoding receptor-like protein 32 isoform X1 produces MMRTPHFLPCLLFLSLFQILIPLLVSGQCNDDQRSTLLQLRSTLEYNSTYSTKLVTWNQSDDCCIWGGVGCDRAGRVISLNLENEAISGGIDNSTALFSLQSLESLNLAFNMFKRAQIPKGLQNLTNLSYLNLSNAGFGGQVPIELAEMRSLVTLDLSTLFGGALVLENPNLRGLVQNLPRLRELYLDNVNISAQKSDWCQALSSSLPNLMTLSLRSCGLSGPLDPSLAGLHSLSVLRLDGNNLSTTVPEFIAKFSNLTILTLGNCFLQGIFPNAIFQVPTLQILDFSTNENISGTISNLPANSSLRTMVLSYTNMSGRLPDSIGNLKMLSKIEISSCNFTGSIPTAISNLTELVNVDFSLNSFIGSIPPFRMSSKLAYLDLSRNSLTGSLSSNHFEGLSSLEYINLGSNSLNGSIPSSLFGLPSLQRLLLSNNTFNGQIEEFQIPNPSNLDTVDLSGNQLEGSIPDSFFKLEGLSVLSLSSNLFNGTLKLEKVQRFPNLTRLELGYNNLSVDTSSSNSSSSEYPQLSRLNLASCNLSNFPDLRNQSKLIFLDLSKNNIKGEVPSWIWNLGNGSLIHLNLSSNFLVDLQRPFEIPLFLAVLDLHTNKLRGEFPLPPASATYVDYSTNNFQQAIPVNISGFTLFALFFSLANNSLSGTIPEYLCNASYLQVLDLSDNNLRGHIPNCLVKSSTLGVLNLRRNKISGEIPDLFSSTCGLKTLDLSGNNLGGKLPLSMANCTSLEVLNVGSNKIEDTFPCKLKDSSGLRVLVLRNNKFYGNISCSEVNGSWPNLQIIDIASNNFSGPINPKYIKSWKGMMLENGTELRGRHIRFDFLINLYYQDAVTVTIKGLELELVKILTVFTAIDVSCNNFSGDIPHTVGDLSSLYVLNLSHNSFSGAIPSSIGNLSQLGSLDLSDNQLTGKIPQELAKLNFLSFLNLSYNNLYGMIPTGSQFQTFSAENFEGNSGLCGFPLDKSCSSVKALPTPRWKNIDFNWQFIFIGLGYGVGVSLILAPLAFSKEWREKCEEQMDQFLKLLYPRYGFSYVRYDDKVEVIKKYEDHEMTDDDEDDDDEDDEDAGSIIQSGRFCIFCTKLDTQIKIVMHNPNCTCHFSPPRISSTPTSSSSSSLLVIYRSSF; encoded by the coding sequence ATGATGAGAACTCCACACTTTCTTCCATGCCTTCTTTTCTTATCCCTGTTCCAAATCTTAATTCCACTTCTTGTTTCCGGCCAATGCAACGACGATCAAAGATCGACGTTGCTGCAGCTAAGGAGCACCCTTGAGTATAATTCCACTTATTCCACCAAGTTGGTGACATGGAACCAAAGTGATGACTGCTGCATATGGGGAGGAGTAGGCTGTGATCGTGCAGGCCGTGTGATCAGCTTGAACTTGGAGAACGAGGCCATTTCTGGAGGGATCGACAATTCGACTGCTCTTTTCAGTCTTCAATCTCTTGAAAGCCTAAATCTGGCTTTCAACATGTTCAAGCGTGCGCAGATTCCAAAGGGGCTTCAAAATCTGACCAATTTGTCATACCTTAATTTGTCAAATGCTGGTTTTGGCGGACAGGTTCCGATTGAACTTGCAGAGATGAGAAGCCTTGTTACTCTTGATCTGTCCACCTTGTTTGGAGGAGCTCTAGTACTTGAGAATCCAAATCTGCGGGGGCTTGTTCAGAATCTTCCAAGGCTGAGAGAACTTTATCTTGACAATGTCAACATTTCTGCTCAGAAAAGTGACTGGTGCCAAGCATTGTCTTCTTCTCTACCCAACTTAATGACGCTGAGCTTACGCAGCTGTGGTCTATCAGGCCCTCTTGATCCTTCACTTGCAGGGCTTCATTCTCTGTCAGTTCTACGCCTTGATGGGAACAATCTATCAACAACTGTACCGGAGTTCattgcaaaattttcaaatttgacaATCTTGACTCTGGGAAATTGCTTTCTGCAAGGTATCTTTCCAAACGCCATCTTTCAGGTACCCACTCTACagattcttgatttttccACCAATGAGAATATCAGTGGAACCATTTCGAATCTTCCAGCGAACAGTTCTTTAAGGACTATGGTGCTTAGCTACACTAATATGTCAGGTCGGTTGCCGGACTCCATTGGCAATCTGAAAATGTTATCTAAGATAGAGATTTCTAGTTGCAACTTCACTGGGTCGATTCCGACTGCCATCTCCAATCTAACAGAGCTAGTCAATGTGGATTTTTCCCTCAACTCTTTCATTGGTTCAATACCCCCTTTTAGGATGTCCAGTAAATTGGCATACCTAGATCTCAGTCGCAATTCTCTAACCGGTTCACTTTCTTCCAACCATTTTGAAGGCCTCTCAAGTCTTGAGTATATAAACTTAGGTTCCAATTCTTTGAATGGGAGCATTCCTTCTTCTCTGTTTGGTCTCCCTTCACTTCAGAGGCTTCTTCTTTCCAACAACACATTTAATGGCCAGATTGAGGAATTTCAAATTCCGAATCCCTCTAATCTGGATACAGTAGATTTAAGTGGGAACCAGCTTGAAGGGTCCATTCCAGATTCCTTCTTCAAACTTGAGGGGTTGAGTGTACTATCACTTTCTTCAAACCTCTTCAATGGCACCTTAAAGCTGGAAAAGGTTCAAAGGTTTCCAAACCTCACAAGACTGGAGCTTGGATACAACAACTTGTCTGTTGATACAAGCAGCAGCAATTCAAGTTCATCCGAGTATCCCCAGCTAAGCCGGTTAAATCTAGCTTCCTGCAACTTGTCCAACTTCCCTGATCTCAGAAATCAATCCAAACTTATATTTCTGGACCTCTCAAAGAATAATATCAAGGGAGAAGTACCTAGTTGGATTTGGAACCTTGGAAATGGATCTCTCATTCATTTGAATCTTTCTAGTAATTTCCTGGTAGATCTCCAAAGGCCTTTCGAAATCCCTCTTTTTCTTGCAGTTCTAGACttacacacaaacaaactTAGAGGTGAGTTCCCACTGCCGCCAGCATCAGCTACCTATGTAGACTACTCGACCAATAACTTTCAGCAGGCCATTCCCGTTAACATAAGTGGCTTTACTTTGTTTGCACTGTTCTTCTCTCTAGCAAACAATAGCCTTAGTGGAACAATTCCTGAATATCTTTGCAATGCATCTTACCTTCAAGTTCTAGATTTGTCTGACAACAACTTGAGGGGTCATATACCAAATTGCCTAGTAAAGAGTTCTACTCTTGGAGTGCTGAATCTGAGGAGAAATAAAATCAGTGGTGAGATACCAGATTTGTTTTCTTCCACCTGTGGTTTAAAAACATTGGACCTCAGTGGAAATAACCTAGGAGGAAAACTCCCACTGTCCATGGCCAACTGCACATCTTTAGAAGTCTTGAATGTTGGAAGCAACAAGATTGAAGATACATTCCCATGCAAGCTGAAAGATTCTTCTGGCTTGCGCGTTCTTGTTCTGcgcaacaacaaattttatgggaATATCAGTTGTTCTGAGGTCAACGGGAGCTGgccaaatcttcaaatcattGATATAGCTTCCAATAACTTCAGTGGTCCAATAAATCCGaagtatataaaaagttgGAAAGGAATGATGCTAGAGAATGGCACAGAGTTGAGGGGACGCCACATACGCTTTGATTTTCTGATTAACTTGTACTACCAGGATGCAGTAACAGTTACTATCAAAGGCCTAGAGCTGGAGCTTGTCAAGATTTTGACAGTCTTCACTGCTATCGATGTCTCTTGCAATAATTTCAGCGGGGACATACCCCATACAGTTGGAGATCTCAGCTCACTTTATGTTCTCAACTTATCACACAATTCATTCTCAGGTGCAATTCCAAGCTCCATTGGAAATCTGAGTCAGCTTGGATCACTGGATCTTTCAGACAATCAGCTGACAGGGAAAATACCACAAGAGCTTGCAAAACTGAACTTTCTCTCGTTCCTGAACTTATCTTACAATAACTTGTATGGAATGATCCCAACAGGTAGCCAATTTCAAACCTTTTCAGCAGAAAACTTCGAAGGAAATTCTGGGCTGTGCGGATTTCCTTTGGACAAAAGTTGTTCATCTGTTAAAGCATTGCCAACACCGAGATGGAAAAACATAGATTTCAACTGGCAATTCATATTTATCGGCTTGGGATATGGAGTTGGAGTGTCATTGATTCTTGCACCTCTTGCATTCTCCAAGGAGTGGAGGGAAAAGTGTGAAGAGCAAATGGATCAATTTTTGAAGCTGCTCTATCCGAGATATGGATTCAGTTACGTCAGATATGATGACAAGGTTGAGGTGATAAAAAAGTATGAAGATCATGAGATGacagatgatgatgaagacgatgatgatgaagatgatgaagacgCGGGAAGCATAATACAAAGCGGAAGATTCTGCATTTTTTGCACGAAACTCGACACTCAGATCAAAATAGTGATGCATAATCCCAATTGTACATGTCATTTCTCGCCTCCCAGAATCTCTTCCACACccacatcatcatcatcatctagCTTACTAGTCATATATCGCTCAAGCTTTTga